One genomic region from Plasmodium chabaudi chabaudi strain AS genome assembly, chromosome: 7 encodes:
- a CDS encoding dolichol-phosphate mannosyltransferase, putative yields the protein MVMFLFLFMLACLKINMSYGSMYSIILPTYNEKNNVPYIIYMIIEELSKHNINYEVILVDDNSKDGTADAYKKLQSIFSNEKLLLLEREKKSGLGSAYMDALKLVSGDYVIIMDADLSHHPKYIYEFIKKQKETNCDIVTGSRYNKQGGIFGWGFKRILISRVANFLTQFLLFINLTDLTGSFRLYKTDVLKEVIQKVQGKGYSFQMEVIVRAHKSGKTIEEVGYIFYDRLFGESKLSSNEIIKYLFSLLHLFWTL from the coding sequence ATGGTTATGTTTTTGTTTCTGTTTATGTTAGCATgcctaaaaataaacatgaGTTACGGATCGATGTattcaattattttacCAACCTATAATGAGAAAAACAATGTaccttatattatttatatgattataGAAGAATTATCaaaacataatattaaCTATGAAGTAATACTAGTCGATGATAACAGTAAAGATGGAACAGCAGATGCTTATAAAAAGTTACAATCgattttttcaaatgaaAAGCTACTACTATTAGAacgagaaaaaaaaagcggATTAGGAAGCGCATATATGGATGCTTTAAAATTAGTATCTGGTGATTATGTTATAATTATGGATGCAGATTTATCACATCAcccaaaatatatatatgaatttataaaaaaacaaaaagaaacaaattGTGATATAGTTACTGGTAGtagatataataaacaagGAGGTATATTTGGATGGGGttttaaaagaattttAATAAGCCGTGTAGCTAATTTCTTaacacaatttttattgtttattaatttaactGATCTAACGGGATCATTtagattatataaaacGGATGTTCTTAAAGAAGTTATACAAAAGGTTCAAGGAAAAGGTTATTCATTTCAAATGGAAGTAATTGTAAGAGCTCATAAATCAGGAAAAACAATTGAAGAAGTTggttacatattttatgatcGACTATTTGGTGAATCAAAATTATCTTCaaatgaaattattaaatatcttttttctcttttacatttattttggacactttaa
- a CDS encoding OTU domain-containing protein, putative produces the protein MNEEVKKINYNEYKRRLKKLLEEINKEKKKKTIHKDKQNENILKLEEELKQLNELYNGKDNNNNNTVVEQNNYNDIIPDNLYSYNVVSKKSLKNKAKMKRREMEEELNDQSRNKIGEEEYNQLLDILKVKNQSIYSIAPDGNCLYESIIHQLKQRIKNFKYSQNDFLQIINEDNFSLDNIDLKKYQQNINNFDFSIFQSFDPNHLSSDILRFLTSVYILQNSDSFVNFIYEYAEEGNDDPCYSYCQQIMSGIYGSEIEITALSNILKKKITVQDINMSVSYGEDYEEELFICFHHKLYTLGKHYNSVIDL, from the exons ATGAATGAGGAggtaaagaaaataaattataatgaatataagaGAAGACTAAAAAAACTATTAgaagaaataaacaaagaaaagaaaaaaaaaacaattcaTAAAGATAagcaaaatgaaaatatattaaaactcGAAGAGGAGCTAAAAcaattaaatgaattatacaacggaaaagataataataataataatacagtGGTAGAACAAAATAACTACAATGATATAATTCCTGATAACTTATATTCCTATAATGTCGTTTCAAAAAagtcattaaaaaataaagcaaaaATGAAGAGGAGAGAAATGGAAGAAGAACTAAATGACCAATCAAGAAATAAGATTGGAGAAGAAGAATATAATCAATTATtagatattttaaaagtaaaaaatcaaaGTATTTATTCTATAGCACCAGATGGTAATTGCTTATATGAATCTATTATACATCAACTTAAacaaagaattaaaaattttaaatattcccAAAATGACtttttacaaattataaatgaaGACAACTTTTCATTAGATAATatagatttaaaaaaatatcaacaaaatataaataattttgatttttcgatttttcaAAGTTTTGATCCAAATCATTTGTCTAGTGACATACTCCGATTTCTTACTTCAGTctatatattacaaaatagTGATTCATTtgtcaattttatttatgaatatgcAGAAGAAGGAAATGATG ATCCGTGCTACAGCTATTGCCAACAAATTATGAGCGGAATATACGG GAGTGAAATTGAAATAACGGCCttatcaaatattttgaaaaaaaaaattacagtACAAGACATAAACATGAGCGTATCATAT gGGGAAGATTATGAAgaagaattatttatatgcttCCACCATAAGTTATATACGCTAG GCAAGCACTACAATTCTGTTATAGACTTATGA